One Dokdonia sp. Dokd-P16 genomic window carries:
- a CDS encoding aminoacyl-histidine dipeptidase: MDNQEIRNLAPKALWNKFADLNAVPRPSKKEERVIAFMKDFGKNLGLETIEDEVGNVIIRKPATAGHENKKMIVMQSHLDMVHQKNNDTEFDFDNQGIEMYVDGDWVRAKGTTLGADNGLGVATIMAVLESTTIEHPAIEALFTIDEETGMTGAMGLKGGILKGDILLNLDTEEDDEIGVGCAGGVDITATRNYPEEGIDDGLVAYKVSVNGLNGGHSGMDIIKGLGNANKMMNRLLRSASENFDIRISSIDGGSLRNAIPRESVAIIAVDENQLAAFEADFQDVASAIQVEYNSLEENLSITAEKTDLPDNVMNMEAQQELIKAISAAHNGVYRMSPEIENLVETSNNIARVIVKDGSIKIGCLTRSSVDSTKDDLANAITATFELANFDVVLSGDYPGWAPNMASPILKVLEAKYKEINNENPHVAACHAGLECGILGQNYPEMDMISFGPTIKGAHSPDERASISSAQKYWDFVIEILKDIPVA; the protein is encoded by the coding sequence ATGGATAATCAAGAAATAAGAAATCTAGCCCCAAAGGCGCTCTGGAATAAATTTGCAGATCTTAATGCTGTGCCTCGTCCTTCAAAAAAGGAGGAGCGCGTCATTGCGTTTATGAAAGACTTTGGTAAAAACTTAGGTTTAGAAACGATAGAAGACGAAGTAGGTAATGTAATCATAAGAAAACCTGCCACTGCTGGTCATGAGAACAAGAAAATGATTGTGATGCAGTCGCATCTTGACATGGTACATCAGAAAAATAATGACACCGAGTTTGATTTTGACAATCAGGGTATCGAGATGTATGTAGATGGTGACTGGGTACGTGCAAAAGGAACGACACTAGGAGCAGATAACGGTCTTGGAGTGGCGACAATAATGGCAGTACTTGAAAGTACTACCATAGAGCATCCAGCTATAGAAGCTTTATTTACTATAGATGAAGAAACTGGGATGACTGGGGCGATGGGTCTTAAAGGAGGAATTCTTAAAGGTGACATCTTACTTAATCTAGATACAGAAGAAGATGACGAGATAGGTGTAGGTTGTGCAGGTGGTGTAGATATCACAGCTACTCGCAATTACCCAGAAGAAGGAATAGATGATGGTCTTGTAGCTTATAAAGTTAGTGTAAATGGACTTAATGGAGGTCACTCTGGAATGGATATCATTAAGGGACTTGGTAATGCAAATAAAATGATGAACCGCTTATTGCGCAGTGCATCAGAAAATTTTGATATACGTATTTCAAGCATTGATGGTGGTAGCTTGAGAAATGCAATCCCAAGAGAAAGCGTAGCTATCATTGCAGTAGATGAGAATCAACTGGCAGCTTTTGAAGCAGATTTTCAGGATGTGGCAAGTGCTATTCAAGTAGAGTACAATTCGCTAGAAGAAAACCTTAGTATTACCGCAGAGAAAACAGATCTCCCTGATAATGTAATGAACATGGAAGCTCAACAAGAGCTTATTAAAGCGATAAGTGCTGCTCATAATGGGGTGTATAGAATGAGCCCAGAGATAGAAAATCTAGTGGAAACTTCTAATAATATAGCTAGAGTGATTGTAAAAGATGGATCTATAAAAATAGGTTGTCTTACACGCTCATCTGTAGATAGCACAAAGGATGATCTCGCAAATGCTATTACAGCTACGTTTGAACTTGCAAACTTTGACGTAGTACTTTCTGGTGATTATCCAGGATGGGCTCCTAACATGGCGAGTCCTATCTTAAAGGTGCTAGAAGCAAAATATAAAGAGATCAATAATGAGAATCCACATGTAGCGGCTTGTCACGCAGGACTTGAATGTGGTATCTTAGGTCAGAATTATCCTGAGATGGATATGATTTCCTTTGGACCTACTATTAAGGGAGCGCATTCTCCAGATGAAAGAGCAAGCATCTCTAGTGCTCAAAAGTACTGGGATTTTGTAATAGAAATATTAAAAGATATACCAGTAGCTTAA
- a CDS encoding peptidylprolyl isomerase: protein MKKTSMLLVAVILSLFSCNDKYPDLGDGLYAEIITDKGTMVAELFYNDAPATVANFVALAEGTHPLADSTYAGKPFYNGLTFHRIIKDFMIQGGDPTGTGSGDPGYKFFDELTPERRHDSAGVLSMANSGYATNGSQFFITHKATPHLDGYDSNGNLKNCDNPRVSCHTVWGKVVTGLEVVDAITEVELEDPRAGKPKTPVIIQQVNIIRKGSEVKNYNAGETFTNELAAFEENKAKEAAEKAKQFAGKKAELDAKREGIEELPSGLGIYFDQKGKGIKPNTGQKVRVEYAGFFTTGELFDTSSEEVAAANNKLDDRKKAAGQYKLLETVYSPEARLIAGFKEGLQLMSIGDKATLFIPYHLGYGAQGYPGAIPPKADLVFEIELVEIVK, encoded by the coding sequence ATGAAGAAAACAAGTATGTTATTAGTTGCAGTAATTTTATCACTCTTTTCATGTAATGATAAATATCCAGATCTAGGAGATGGATTATATGCAGAAATCATCACAGATAAAGGAACCATGGTTGCCGAGCTTTTTTACAATGACGCCCCTGCAACGGTTGCAAATTTTGTTGCGCTAGCAGAAGGTACACACCCTCTAGCAGATAGCACGTATGCTGGTAAGCCGTTCTACAATGGATTGACTTTCCATAGAATCATAAAGGACTTTATGATTCAAGGTGGTGATCCTACAGGTACAGGTTCTGGTGATCCTGGCTACAAGTTCTTTGATGAACTTACGCCTGAGCGTAGACATGACTCTGCAGGAGTTCTTTCTATGGCAAACTCTGGATATGCGACTAACGGAAGTCAGTTCTTTATTACACATAAAGCGACACCACACCTTGATGGTTATGACTCAAACGGTAATCTTAAAAACTGTGATAACCCTAGAGTAAGCTGTCATACAGTATGGGGTAAAGTAGTTACCGGATTAGAAGTTGTAGATGCTATTACAGAGGTAGAACTTGAAGATCCACGTGCTGGAAAACCAAAAACGCCAGTAATTATCCAGCAAGTAAATATCATCAGAAAAGGAAGTGAAGTAAAGAATTACAATGCTGGTGAGACGTTTACAAATGAACTAGCGGCCTTTGAAGAAAACAAAGCAAAAGAAGCTGCCGAAAAAGCAAAGCAATTTGCTGGAAAGAAAGCTGAGCTTGATGCAAAGAGAGAAGGAATAGAAGAACTTCCTAGCGGATTAGGAATTTACTTTGATCAAAAAGGAAAAGGAATAAAGCCTAATACGGGTCAAAAAGTAAGAGTAGAATATGCTGGTTTCTTTACAACGGGAGAGTTATTTGATACAAGTAGCGAAGAAGTAGCTGCTGCAAATAACAAACTAGACGACCGTAAGAAAGCTGCTGGACAATATAAACTTCTTGAAACAGTATATAGCCCAGAAGCTAGACTTATTGCTGGATTTAAAGAAGGATTACAATTAATGTCTATAGGTGATAAAGCAACACTATTTATCCCTTACCACTTAGGATACGGAGCACAAGGTTACCCTGGTGCAATACCGCCTAAGGCAGATCTTGTATTTGAAATTGAACTTGTAGAGATTGTAAAGTAA
- a CDS encoding CDP-alcohol phosphatidyltransferase family protein, which produces MSIKSYVPNAITMGNLLSGCVAVVFAVNDRLELAAIFVALGIFFDFFDGFFARILNASSEVGLQLDSLADMVTSGVVPGVVMYQLLEDASGIPWGAALEEQHFHLGYIGFAITMASAYRLAKFNVDDRQTNSFIGLPTPANTLFILSLPLILMFEEYAFAKALLENPYVLIVLTALSCFMLNAELPLFALKFKNWSFAGNKVRYLFLLASVLLLVFFQFLGIPIIIILYILLSIVFKEQA; this is translated from the coding sequence ATGTCTATAAAGAGTTACGTTCCTAATGCAATCACAATGGGTAATCTGTTAAGCGGTTGTGTTGCGGTAGTTTTTGCTGTAAATGATCGTCTAGAGCTTGCCGCGATATTTGTAGCTCTTGGTATTTTCTTTGATTTTTTTGACGGCTTTTTTGCACGAATTCTTAATGCTTCAAGTGAGGTGGGATTACAATTAGATTCCCTTGCAGATATGGTTACTAGTGGCGTTGTGCCAGGAGTAGTTATGTATCAACTGCTAGAAGATGCTAGCGGTATTCCTTGGGGAGCGGCATTAGAAGAGCAGCACTTTCACTTGGGTTACATAGGTTTTGCAATAACGATGGCTTCGGCATATAGACTTGCAAAGTTTAATGTAGATGACCGCCAGACTAACTCGTTTATAGGACTTCCAACTCCTGCAAATACCTTGTTTATACTAAGCTTACCTCTTATATTAATGTTTGAAGAGTACGCTTTCGCGAAAGCGTTATTAGAAAATCCATACGTCCTTATAGTACTTACCGCATTAAGTTGTTTTATGCTCAATGCAGAACTTCCATTATTTGCTTTAAAATTTAAAAACTGGTCTTTTGCAGGAAATAAAGTGCGTTACCTCTTTTTACTTGCAAGCGTATTACTGCTTGTGTTTTTCCAGTTTTTAGGAATACCTATCATCATCATTCTGTACATCCTTCTTTCTATTGTTTTTAAAGAGCAAGCGTAG
- a CDS encoding PorV/PorQ family protein, with protein sequence MKKSLSILFLLISVTAVSQTVRKYSNEFLNIGVDAAALGMSNAVVAGTSDVNAGYWNPAGLVNLEDNQISLMHASYFANIANYDYIAFAKPLDDRSAIGISVIRFGVDDILNTTQLIDDQGNIDYNRISLFSTADYAFTVSYARALPLDGLNLGVNAKVVRRVIGDFANSWGFGLDVGLQWKKGDWDFGVMARDITTTVNAWSIDEDEFATISDAVEGQNQDLPESTEITIPKLQVGFGRQWIFHYDYSLRAELDMNFRFAQTNDIISSSAVSATPALGLEFGYAELVYVRAGVGNFQELTALDDSTSIGFQPNIGVGFKYKGIHVDYALTDIGDQSAAIYSNVFSVKLDWELFR encoded by the coding sequence TTGAAAAAATCACTATCTATACTATTTCTACTCATTTCAGTTACTGCTGTGTCACAAACGGTACGTAAATATTCGAATGAATTTTTAAATATTGGTGTAGATGCTGCCGCTCTTGGTATGAGTAATGCCGTTGTTGCAGGTACAAGTGATGTAAATGCAGGCTATTGGAATCCTGCAGGTTTAGTCAATCTAGAAGATAATCAGATCTCATTAATGCACGCCTCCTATTTTGCAAATATTGCAAATTATGATTACATCGCTTTTGCAAAACCTCTTGATGATAGAAGCGCCATTGGTATTTCTGTAATACGTTTTGGCGTTGATGATATTTTAAATACTACCCAACTCATTGACGATCAAGGAAATATAGATTACAATCGTATCAGTCTATTTTCTACAGCAGATTATGCTTTTACGGTCTCGTATGCAAGAGCATTACCGCTAGATGGTTTGAATCTAGGTGTGAATGCAAAAGTGGTACGTCGTGTGATAGGTGATTTTGCAAACAGCTGGGGTTTTGGCCTTGATGTAGGGTTACAGTGGAAAAAAGGAGACTGGGATTTTGGAGTTATGGCTCGTGACATCACCACTACAGTAAACGCGTGGAGTATTGACGAAGATGAGTTTGCTACCATAAGCGATGCCGTCGAAGGTCAAAATCAAGATTTACCAGAAAGTACAGAAATCACCATCCCTAAACTTCAAGTAGGATTCGGTCGCCAGTGGATTTTTCATTACGATTACTCCTTACGTGCAGAGCTAGATATGAATTTTAGATTTGCTCAAACTAATGATATAATATCATCGTCTGCCGTAAGTGCAACACCTGCCTTAGGGCTTGAGTTTGGCTATGCAGAACTTGTTTATGTGAGAGCTGGCGTTGGTAATTTCCAAGAATTAACTGCTCTTGATGACTCCACGTCCATAGGTTTTCAACCTAATATAGGTGTAGGATTCAAGTACAAAGGGATCCATGTGGATTATGCACTTACAGATATAGGTGACCAAAGCGCTGCTATTTATTCTAACGTGTTTTCTGTAAAGTTAGATTGGGAGCTTTTTAGATAG
- the gldI gene encoding gliding motility-associated peptidyl-prolyl isomerase GldI, whose amino-acid sequence MRNIIFLFSIFLIVSCSETVARRPVSQKTGSYVKTETISRNKELIAQDEAAIKKFIASDTLNIYNPSPNGFWYSYIAKDTLGKQAPQVGDLVLFNYNLATITGKELVTQEELGNTVTQIDQSNPDIITGIREGLKLMKEGETMTFLFPSYKAYGYYGFEDRIPSNTPVRSTVTLLEIKDQSNE is encoded by the coding sequence ATGAGAAATATAATATTTCTGTTTTCTATATTCCTTATTGTTTCATGCTCTGAGACAGTTGCTCGCAGACCAGTTTCTCAAAAAACAGGATCTTACGTAAAGACAGAAACTATCTCTCGTAACAAAGAGCTTATTGCCCAAGATGAAGCAGCTATTAAAAAATTTATAGCTAGTGATACTTTAAACATCTATAACCCTTCACCTAATGGTTTCTGGTATTCTTATATTGCAAAAGATACATTAGGTAAGCAAGCACCTCAAGTGGGTGATCTTGTTTTGTTTAATTACAACCTAGCAACAATCACCGGTAAAGAACTTGTTACGCAAGAAGAACTGGGTAATACGGTTACTCAAATAGATCAAAGTAATCCAGATATTATAACGGGAATAAGAGAAGGACTTAAATTAATGAAAGAAGGAGAAACAATGACGTTTCTATTTCCTAGTTATAAAGCTTACGGCTATTACGGTTTTGAAGATAGAATACCTAGCAATACACCAGTGCGCAGTACCGTTACTTTACTAGAAATAAAAGACCAATCAAACGAATAA